A single window of Granulicella sibirica DNA harbors:
- the purH gene encoding bifunctional phosphoribosylaminoimidazolecarboxamide formyltransferase/IMP cyclohydrolase — translation MPATEAVASTNTQTPEGLRPIRRALLSVTDKTGVVDFAKGLAAFGVKLVSTGGTSAALRAGGLEVMDISELTGFPEMLDGRVKTLHPKVHGGILHIRTNPEHVAAVAEHEIEPIDMVIVNLYAFEKTAGKPGVSFAEVIENIDIGGPSMVRSAAKNFADVAVVTSASDYEAILGEMAASEGALCHATRWGLAKKAFAVTAAYDAGIATALESIEAPSGKAVFAETALPQVLRVIDPLDKVLRYGENPHQRAAIYIDGSGKGVAGAKQLQGKELSYNNIVDLDACWEIVSEFDSSSAVVAIIKHTNPCGAAAGTTVLEAYKRALEADPVSAFGGVIGINREVDAAAAEEIAKLFVEAIVAPSFTPEALERFATKKNLRLVAIDPIKTPRVLKQVSGGFLVQDADRLRITEADLKVVTKRPPTVEEMKALLFSWSICKHVKSNAIVYGRFAEGFGQTVGIGAGQMSRVDAARFGAMKAVLPLAGTVAASDAFFPFADGLEMIAKAGSTAVIQPGGSVRDAEVIAAADALDVAMVFTGVRHFRHG, via the coding sequence ATCCCCGCCACCGAAGCCGTCGCCTCCACCAACACGCAGACTCCCGAAGGCCTCCGCCCCATCCGGCGAGCCCTGCTCTCGGTGACGGACAAGACCGGCGTAGTCGACTTCGCTAAGGGCCTCGCCGCATTCGGCGTCAAGCTCGTCTCCACCGGAGGAACCTCGGCCGCACTCCGCGCCGGCGGCCTCGAAGTCATGGATATCAGCGAGCTCACCGGCTTCCCCGAAATGCTCGACGGCCGCGTCAAGACCCTCCACCCCAAGGTCCATGGCGGCATCCTCCACATCCGCACTAACCCCGAGCACGTAGCGGCTGTTGCCGAGCACGAAATCGAGCCGATCGACATGGTCATCGTGAACCTCTACGCCTTCGAAAAGACGGCAGGGAAGCCCGGCGTCAGCTTCGCCGAGGTCATCGAAAACATCGATATTGGCGGCCCGTCCATGGTCCGCTCCGCGGCAAAGAACTTCGCCGACGTGGCCGTAGTCACCTCCGCCTCCGACTACGAAGCCATCCTCGGCGAGATGGCCGCCAGCGAGGGCGCCCTCTGCCACGCCACCCGCTGGGGCCTGGCCAAAAAGGCCTTCGCGGTCACCGCCGCCTATGACGCCGGGATCGCAACCGCGCTCGAGTCCATCGAAGCCCCGAGCGGCAAGGCCGTCTTCGCCGAAACTGCTCTCCCCCAGGTCCTCCGCGTCATCGACCCCCTCGATAAAGTCCTCCGCTATGGCGAGAACCCCCACCAGCGCGCCGCCATCTATATTGATGGTTCCGGCAAAGGCGTCGCAGGCGCAAAGCAGTTGCAGGGCAAAGAGCTCAGCTACAACAACATCGTCGATCTCGACGCCTGTTGGGAGATCGTCAGCGAGTTCGACTCCTCCTCCGCCGTCGTCGCCATCATCAAGCACACCAACCCCTGCGGAGCAGCAGCCGGTACCACGGTCCTCGAAGCGTACAAGCGCGCCCTCGAAGCCGATCCCGTCTCCGCCTTCGGTGGCGTCATCGGCATCAACCGCGAGGTAGACGCCGCCGCCGCCGAGGAGATCGCCAAGCTCTTCGTCGAAGCGATCGTCGCCCCGTCGTTCACTCCCGAAGCCCTCGAGCGCTTCGCCACCAAGAAGAACCTTCGCCTCGTCGCCATCGACCCCATCAAGACCCCACGCGTCCTCAAGCAGGTCTCAGGCGGCTTCCTCGTGCAGGATGCCGATCGCCTCCGCATCACCGAAGCTGACCTCAAGGTCGTCACCAAGCGCCCCCCGACCGTCGAGGAGATGAAGGCCCTCCTCTTCTCCTGGAGCATCTGCAAGCACGTGAAGTCGAACGCGATCGTCTATGGCCGCTTCGCCGAGGGCTTCGGCCAGACCGTCGGCATCGGAGCCGGCCAGATGAGCCGCGTCGACGCCGCCCGCTTCGGAGCCATGAAGGCCGTCCTCCCGCTCGCCGGCACCGTCGCCGCCAGCGACGCTTTCTTCCCCTTCGCCGACGGCCTCGAGATGATCGCGAAAGCCGGTTCCACCGCCGTCATCCAGCCCGGAGGCTCCGTCCGTGACGCCGAAGTCATTGCCGCAGCCGACGCCCTTGACGTCGCCATGGTCTTCACCGGAGTCCGCCACTTCCGCCACGGATAA
- a CDS encoding alpha/beta fold hydrolase, translating to MALRTWGRLAALGLMLVGGTAALAQAGSVEVGELDGVPFRVDIPDNWNHSLVVFYHGYSLVPDTFKKEDGPGAVIAFTQRGYATVRSAYSTTGWALAEGFADTEKLRQEFTKKHGQPKETFVAGHSMGGALTMMTVERNPGPYTGGLDLCGAVVPANEWAQRRFALLAAFEFYFPGLLPDLVPAPVNYVETPEVDKKLLDALKADPANAEKMRRLTSLYRDEDVAHLMQYVVFQVSDFSRKAGGNAVDTANFILTGSGSAEEDFRLNDGVKRYSPDSAARKWMIANYSGTGKLTKPMLALHTVYDTLIPATSIAAYAERVTESGSADHFTQQYVDHVGHCAFTPDEVGRAFDELVGWTHGGPRPTGGKLP from the coding sequence ATGGCACTTCGCACCTGGGGACGTCTCGCAGCACTTGGACTCATGCTCGTCGGCGGAACCGCCGCGCTCGCACAGGCTGGATCCGTCGAGGTAGGCGAACTCGACGGAGTGCCCTTCCGCGTCGACATCCCGGACAACTGGAACCACTCCCTCGTCGTCTTCTACCACGGCTACAGCCTCGTCCCCGACACGTTCAAGAAGGAGGATGGTCCCGGCGCGGTCATAGCCTTCACCCAGCGCGGATACGCCACCGTCCGCAGCGCCTACTCCACCACCGGTTGGGCCCTCGCCGAAGGCTTCGCCGACACCGAAAAACTTCGCCAGGAGTTCACGAAGAAACACGGCCAGCCGAAGGAGACCTTCGTCGCCGGCCACTCCATGGGCGGTGCCCTCACCATGATGACCGTGGAGCGCAACCCCGGCCCCTACACCGGCGGCCTCGACCTCTGCGGAGCCGTCGTCCCCGCCAACGAGTGGGCGCAGCGCCGCTTCGCCCTTCTCGCCGCCTTCGAGTTCTACTTCCCGGGTCTCCTACCGGACCTGGTCCCCGCCCCGGTGAACTACGTCGAGACCCCCGAGGTCGACAAGAAGCTCCTCGACGCCCTCAAAGCCGATCCCGCCAACGCCGAAAAGATGCGCCGCCTCACCAGCCTCTACCGCGACGAGGACGTCGCCCACCTCATGCAGTACGTGGTCTTCCAGGTCTCCGACTTCAGCCGCAAGGCCGGCGGAAACGCAGTCGACACGGCGAACTTCATCCTCACCGGCAGCGGTTCAGCCGAAGAAGACTTCCGCCTCAACGACGGCGTCAAGCGCTACTCACCCGACTCCGCAGCCCGCAAGTGGATGATCGCGAACTACTCCGGCACCGGCAAGCTGACCAAGCCCATGCTCGCCCTCCACACCGTCTACGACACCCTCATCCCCGCCACCAGCATCGCCGCCTACGCCGAGCGCGTCACCGAATCCGGTTCGGCCGATCACTTCACCCAGCAGTATGTCGACCACGTAGGCCACTGCGCCTTCACTCCGGACGAGGTAGGCCGCGCCTTCGACGAACTCGTAGGCTGGACCCACGGCGGCCCAAGGCCAACAGGCGGGAAACTACCGTAG
- a CDS encoding alpha/beta hydrolase family protein, with translation MAQRRSLRVSRSILCLLTGASITLSLAAQAPAADAKPSPGAEMQSFQIPSHGSLMNGLMYVAAGPGPHPTVILLHGFPGNERNLDLAQDMRRAGWNVLYFNYRGSWGSPGDFSFSHGIEDVASAVAYVKQPETAAKLRVDSTRIVLVGHSMGGMMAVVGGAADPSLLAVGVISGADIAGHIPEGVPRFAESTVAQKMGKRLEAEGMAPLAGCTPEGLGRDAFQHAAQWRFLSRVDSLKTRPILDITSDDGLAAENDAFSAALRAAGDQHVTTLHLATDHSYSDERLALSAAVLDWLKTLPASTTKP, from the coding sequence ATGGCTCAACGTCGTTCCCTCCGCGTTTCTCGCTCGATACTCTGCCTCCTCACCGGCGCTTCCATAACGCTCTCGCTCGCCGCTCAGGCACCCGCGGCCGACGCCAAGCCGTCCCCAGGGGCCGAGATGCAGTCCTTCCAGATCCCGAGCCATGGCTCGCTCATGAACGGCCTCATGTACGTCGCGGCGGGCCCCGGACCGCACCCGACGGTCATCCTCCTGCACGGCTTTCCCGGCAATGAGAGGAACCTCGACCTCGCCCAGGACATGCGCCGCGCCGGCTGGAACGTCCTTTACTTCAACTATCGTGGCTCCTGGGGATCCCCCGGAGACTTCTCCTTCTCGCACGGCATCGAGGATGTAGCATCCGCCGTTGCCTATGTAAAACAGCCCGAGACCGCCGCCAAACTTCGCGTCGACTCCACCCGGATCGTCCTGGTCGGCCACAGCATGGGCGGAATGATGGCCGTCGTCGGCGGGGCGGCGGACCCGTCCCTTCTTGCCGTCGGCGTGATCTCCGGAGCCGATATCGCCGGCCACATCCCCGAGGGTGTGCCGAGGTTTGCCGAGTCGACCGTCGCCCAGAAGATGGGCAAGCGGCTCGAGGCGGAAGGAATGGCGCCTCTCGCGGGATGCACCCCGGAAGGTCTGGGCCGCGACGCCTTCCAGCATGCGGCACAGTGGCGCTTCCTGAGCCGGGTCGACAGCCTCAAAACGCGCCCGATCCTCGACATCACTTCGGATGACGGCCTTGCTGCGGAGAACGATGCGTTCAGCGCCGCCCTTCGCGCCGCGGGCGACCAGCACGTCACCACCCTCCACCTGGCGACAGACCACTCCTACTCCGACGAGCGCCTCGCCCTCTCAGCAGCCGTGCTCGACTGGCTGAAGACGCTGCCCGCTTCGACGACAAAACCTTAG